One stretch of Deltaproteobacteria bacterium DNA includes these proteins:
- a CDS encoding radical SAM protein, with amino-acid sequence MKTISSLLDAAWHERYRNIARLNIRSSIYDVTNQCNLRCKGCFFFSSNEHMAASDEMDLTKWYAFVAEEKGRGVNLAILIGGEPTLYLDRVEAFYQQLPTYCATNGQIKIPRDRFPDMMVGISLWGDAEDEIMLRGKDTFAVSRRHYEGDPYTYYLYTITPKQVGRIESVVKKIADAGLKVHFQLLTNDEGVEGFSWNEDKLRDVRSEMDDMLDRYPRTVVSCRYYHEIITTGKMMGRTFGWNECPSVTEPLDTRNPRPKRLIHFIRWASDLQTMHRCCTSETRDCSTCKDGAAHMSWVMVNKREHLRSTEDLQNWIEVYEMFAKLYRFIPW; translated from the coding sequence ATGAAAACGATTAGTTCCTTATTGGATGCGGCTTGGCATGAGCGTTACCGGAACATTGCACGCCTGAATATCCGCAGCTCCATTTACGATGTGACCAACCAGTGCAATCTGCGCTGTAAGGGATGTTTTTTCTTTTCTTCCAACGAACATATGGCGGCGTCCGATGAAATGGACCTGACGAAGTGGTACGCTTTTGTTGCCGAGGAAAAAGGGCGGGGTGTCAATCTTGCCATACTGATCGGTGGCGAGCCGACACTTTATCTGGACCGGGTCGAGGCGTTCTACCAACAGCTTCCGACCTACTGTGCTACCAATGGGCAAATAAAGATCCCGCGGGACCGCTTTCCTGATATGATGGTGGGCATTTCACTTTGGGGAGACGCGGAAGACGAAATAATGCTTCGGGGGAAAGATACGTTTGCCGTATCGCGACGACATTATGAGGGGGACCCGTATACTTACTATCTCTACACCATTACGCCGAAACAGGTTGGCCGTATCGAGTCGGTGGTCAAAAAAATAGCCGACGCGGGCTTGAAAGTTCACTTTCAGCTCCTGACGAATGATGAGGGTGTCGAAGGGTTTTCCTGGAATGAGGATAAATTGCGCGATGTGCGAAGCGAGATGGACGACATGCTTGACCGTTACCCACGAACGGTTGTCTCCTGCCGTTATTATCATGAGATCATCACAACAGGTAAAATGATGGGACGGACGTTCGGGTGGAATGAATGTCCCTCCGTGACGGAACCGCTTGACACGCGGAATCCCCGACCAAAACGGCTCATTCATTTTATCCGTTGGGCTTCCGACCTTCAGACCATGCATCGGTGCTGTACTTCCGAAACGCGGGACTGTTCCACCTGCAAGGATGGGGCAGCCCATATGAGTTGGGTGATGGTGAACAAGCGTGAACATCTGCGTTCGACAGAGGATCTCCAAAATTGGATCGAAGTATACGAGATGTTTGCCAAGTTGTATCGTTTCATCCCCTGGTAG
- a CDS encoding beta-ketoacyl-[acyl-carrier-protein] synthase family protein, producing the protein MSVLAKGKAGKRRPVILGYDAVSPLGLDLTEQWEQASAGCSGIGPLTRFPLREGFPVRIAGEVGAIDTGAYPFLVSRDMSQWTSPLFPYAMLVVHRALQMSGIEITPSIAPRTAITFSSAIGGLDAVLKADRRLVSDGRLPHPFTNPNACINMVGGKISIMTGATGPITATITACATGCTSMIMGALLIAQGMADIAICGAVDFPLVEPIVAGFATMNGAYRPKEGAPEEAPEGASRPFSRNRRGFVVSEGAGCIIMAAPDFAEVYGLQPLLEMAGWAMTSDAHHFVAPNLETVRRCIADSLSDAGLQAEDIDAINAHGTSTKVGDRVEWRALRDVFGPDIPPVTANKSQTGHAMGASSAIETILAMESMRNGQILPTINYQADLELPIDCVTQGTRNLEQEYVLKNAFGFGGCNNCLILHRIV; encoded by the coding sequence ATGAGTGTCTTGGCAAAGGGAAAAGCGGGGAAAAGACGGCCGGTGATTCTGGGTTATGATGCTGTGTCTCCCCTGGGACTGGATCTGACGGAGCAATGGGAGCAGGCATCGGCGGGATGCAGTGGTATCGGCCCCCTGACACGTTTCCCCTTGCGCGAGGGCTTTCCCGTTCGAATTGCCGGAGAAGTGGGCGCCATAGATACCGGGGCCTACCCTTTCCTTGTCTCCCGTGATATGTCCCAATGGACATCACCCCTATTTCCCTACGCCATGCTGGTGGTCCATCGGGCATTGCAAATGAGCGGCATAGAAATTACCCCGTCCATCGCACCCCGTACGGCCATCACCTTCAGTTCGGCCATCGGCGGTCTCGACGCGGTCCTGAAGGCTGACCGGCGGCTGGTTTCGGATGGCAGGTTGCCTCATCCGTTTACGAACCCCAACGCCTGCATTAACATGGTGGGAGGGAAGATATCGATTATGACCGGCGCGACGGGTCCAATCACGGCAACCATCACTGCCTGTGCCACCGGTTGCACCTCCATGATTATGGGAGCGCTCCTTATCGCGCAGGGCATGGCCGATATCGCCATCTGCGGTGCCGTCGATTTTCCTCTGGTGGAACCGATTGTGGCCGGGTTTGCCACGATGAATGGGGCATACCGTCCGAAGGAAGGTGCACCGGAGGAGGCTCCGGAGGGGGCCAGTCGGCCTTTTTCACGTAACCGGCGCGGATTCGTGGTATCAGAAGGGGCCGGTTGCATCATCATGGCCGCTCCGGATTTTGCCGAAGTATACGGACTGCAGCCACTTTTAGAAATGGCGGGCTGGGCCATGACGTCCGACGCCCACCATTTTGTCGCCCCGAACCTTGAAACCGTTCGTCGCTGCATTGCTGACAGCCTCAGCGATGCCGGCTTGCAAGCGGAGGATATTGATGCCATCAATGCCCACGGCACGTCGACCAAGGTAGGTGACAGGGTCGAATGGAGAGCCTTGCGTGATGTATTCGGGCCGGACATTCCCCCGGTTACGGCCAATAAATCCCAGACGGGACATGCAATGGGGGCCTCTTCCGCCATTGAGACGATCCTGGCCATGGAGAGTATGCGTAACGGACAGATTCTGCCGACGATCAATTACCAGGCGGATCTGGAGCTTCCCATTGATTGCGTGACCCAGGGCACACGGAACCTGGAGCAGGAATACGTCCTGAAGAATGCCTTTGGTTTCGGCGGTTGCAATAACTGCCTGATTTTGCACAGAATCGTTTGA